The Eupeodes corollae chromosome X, idEupCoro1.1, whole genome shotgun sequence DNA window AAAAATGTcacttcagaacaatagcagaATGCCATCTGGGCCCTTGGATTTGTTGGTTTTGAAGTCTTTAAGAAATCTGTCTACTACAATGGtgcgaaaaaaaattggtcttaCCAAATTGTTTACGCTCTCAAATAGAAGCGGAATCACAACACTCTTTGGAATCTTGTACGAGTATGTATCAAATAAAGAAAACTGtttatatatgaaaacaatAACATTCTATGTCGATTCAAGCTTATATggagtttttgttatttgaagtGTCATTTTTGAAACAGAAAACTAAGAAACTAAGGCCATGACTTGCATTTTTTATCGCACAATTAATGTATTGTAAGGAAATTAATGTCCGCCAGGTTTGTTCAGACCTCACCATTTGTTTTGAGGTGTCTTTGATGACTACACGAAGATTTTTCAGAGTTATCGGTGTTATGCATTATTGGGCAgtttattttacatttcaacTTTCATTATTCGCTCCATGTTGCGGTTTGTGgtaaagcaaataaaaacaatgtgaCATAAATACAAGCATTGAGTCATGGAGAAATATACTTACTCAAGAGAACTGATCGGTGTTTCAGGCAGGCCTGTAACACAATAAATTCGATCTGAGGTGAACTCTCAAATCTCGTttcggtgaatacatgtgagtggtGGAAAAGAGCAAAATGTCAGATTGGACTACAAGAACAAATCATGGCTTTTGTGTGatttgtcaaaaatgacagttccACAATTTCGACTTTGGAaagcaaaatattcaatttgaaatttttaaagtaagtatttggaaattattttgttttgattgaatatttaacagaatttatttcttttcagatcagaaacttttacaataaaagaaacaagtgCAATTCATTGAATAAACGATTGACCAGTTCcctttttaatatcaaaaagagAACAAAACAATGAGACTTCGATTCGGAGTTCAAGTAGGTACGtttgaaaaagaataatttatttttatttgtttcaaatatgGATTACTCTAATTGCATACTTCACTAGTGCCAATCTGGTATTCTAGGGCACAGAAAGCGGATACTCTCAAGAAATTAAAGAAGCATGATAATCTTTGCACTGAATACGGATTACATTAACTTCATTTGAACGCGATTTTTTCCTAAAGGATAAAATGTGTGtccataaaaatttgtaaatgcgAAACCATCCTTACTACATTGAATTCTTAGCTAACAAAAACCGACTTTAGTGTTTAGTGTTTTCATCTTCCCCCAAGAAATCTGAAAGCTTTGCTCAAAACAAGGGCTCTAATTTAAAggtgaattaatttaatattatatcgATTTTTGTCCAAGCTGATCTCGACAAGAACTTCATTCGCCTTATACAGAGCTCCAAAATAATACTGGCATGGCCTGTGTGGAGGTCAATATCTTTAACGTCAAGAACACATCAAATGGAACCCAGCCGTCTTAATTCCTTCGCTTCAAAAAATGCTAGGTTGGTATCACAGAAGTAATACTCATTTTGGCGGATGATACCACTTCTTCTATTTCAGCATccttcatgtttttttatttttctgagaaTCAAATTATgtgtaaatatattaaatatttgttgttaaataaattcatatttttgatttgaaaattctctcttgtttttgttttctttgagtGACTCACCTGTCATTCTGATTTGCCTACAAGCTACAACGTCAATTTTCACGCACCCTTAAGTCTAACATCAATTCCCCACAGCTAAAGTTGATTCACCACCCTCTATAGTCAATTCACCACAAAAATAAAGTAGAGTGATGAGGAATTCTTTAGGCTAAGCACCAAGGGGCTACGGCGACATTAGCAATTGCATTTTTTGTTAAGAGTACGGTAACTCAGGCTACAAggtttgatgacggatttgtatagaacagttaaaaacaaccATTTTTTTAGTATCGGTAgggccaatttaaaaaaatatgtacgttaaatggaaaaaaaaaataataatactaacaactaagttttataaatatttttaaagccaacactatgcaaattaaaatagtCTGTTGGgatattgtgtttttaaaaaataacaacatttttgctGTAAACTGTCATCAAATATGGTTAAACAAAGAACTTATAGCTTTTTAACATGAATCACTCATTAAGAAAACAACATGTTCCTACGTGATTATATTGAAAtgtaacataatatttaatatcaaattttataatcGAGATGGTCGTGCTAAttgcttattattatattttggttcatattttacaaaattgcggtgtttttttagatttaaatgattaaaaaagaGTTCcgattcattttaaattatgcattccaaaaattatcttttttgaatgttataataattctttttttctcgaATATAAAAACGATGACTATTACCTAAAAGTTTTTTGATAATTATAAAACATTGactaagttttaacaatttcactTTAACAACACACATAACATAATTGTTTATTTCATCGAGGTGAGtttgaaaacgtcaacaaaaattccGATTCCTTTAATCTCAAGTagcattttgaaacatttatataggaaaaaaaaatttcatataaatcttCTCGCCTGAGAGTAAAATCAATTTGTCGCACTACATCGTTGGATACCGAGGGATTCGTAAGGGGTTTGTGATTCACAACACTTTGTCGCTTATTCATTTgggtaaaagatattttatcgtCATTATCAATCCAGAAAATCACCTTCATGCAGTACATTTGCTGCTTCATCTTCCACTTCAGCTGGTCACAACAATACAAGTCCAACATGATTCAAGTGCCAATGTTTGTATTTtcctatcaaaaatgttttaaattgcaaatattGGAATTCATTTTGGCATTTGACAGCTAAATTCAAATCTAAAGTTCTCTCCACagcaatttattaaaacaaaaaaaagcatctGCCAAACAAGAGTGTTGGAGAGTAAAACGTCCGAAAGATTACGGTCCTTATATGTTGTGTATATGCCACGCAAGGAACATTTTACCTTCACATGtcaacaattatttatttctgtttaattttttcttgttctCTCTTCTGTAATCCACCGCGTAATACCAATATTATGCTAGCATATTATACGTATACATACTTTCGCACATTTAGTTCTCAACAGCTGATCTGTTACCAGCTGCCAAATCTGGTTAGTAGCAAAAACacactagagtgtttttggttaGTAGCCTAGGTTTGCCATCTCAATGAATGTATTATTGGTTTATATAAATAGGTAATACTATTCTATAGGTTAGATACATGTGTAAAGTATTTCTgatacaaaaatgaaacctGAATTACCAATTCCGATTTATTTACAGAAAGGAAGAAATACAGACTGATATAATAAGATTGTTAGAAGTTGTAGCATTCATtacaatttgaaataattataaacaaaaaagagaaatcCTAGCAGGGtacattaaatcaattttcgaagTATGGACGAAATCCGGGACATAAGACAATTATTTCAAAGTgctaaagaacaaaacaaatatgtgGCCGTCGCAGCTCCAATGGTGCGCTATAGCAAGTAAATTACTAAGACGATAATAATTGAAGTGTTTTATAATCTTATGGTTGATATTTTAGACTGGAATTCCGACGCCTGTTGCGTCAAAATAAtgtaaaactttgttttacaCCCatgattatttcaaaatcatttaaccATAGTCAGGAAGCACGTTTAAGTGAATTTTCTACTAATAGAGGTAGGCTATGACTCGTCCCCTTAAcgactttcaattttaaagcagtATATTTCCTAGATGATCACCCACTCATTGCACAGTTTGCAGCTAACAACTCCGTGGACATATTGGCTTCCAGTCAACTTGTTAGTCCTTTCATTGATGGAGTTGATTTAAACTGTGGTTGTCCTCAATCATGGGCTATAGCCAAAGGCTATGGATGTGCTCTTTTGCGCAAGCCAGAATTAATCGAAGATATTGTAAAGACACTACGCAGAAATTTCCCAACTGCCTTTAGTGTATCGGTTAAATTGCGTCTTCTCCAGGGAGAAGCGGGATCAACTATTGATCTATGCCGTCAGCTGGAGAAGTGTGGAGCTTCGTTTTTGGTTATTCATGGTCGAACGCAATGGCAAAAAACTTCACATCCAGTTGACGTTAACGCTATGGCCGAGATAAAAAAATCCATCCAAATTCCTCTTGTTGTTAATGGCAACGTTTCGACGTCACAGGCGGCTGAAGAAATATATGAACAAACCAATGCCGATGGGGTTATGGCAGCGAGAGGACTCTTGGCAAATCCGTCCCTTTTTACGGGTGCTCAACAGACAACAGTTGAATGCCTACAGCAGTGGCTCGACATTGGATATGCTGCAAAGGATGACCTGTCCTTTCAATGCTTCCATCACCATTTGACTTTTATGTGGGGCAAGCGGATGCGCCGACGAAGTCGTGTGATCTTTAACAATTTCTCTACAAAACaagatatttttacatttttcgatGAACAACATGGTATTCGCCCTAGGGAAATTATTGATTGGATCCCAAATTCACCGTGCCAATATCCTGAAAATATTGTCGCAAAATATTATCCACAAAAACCCCAACCAATTTTGAATTCGAACAGCAATGGAAAGTTTTTTTCTGCCTTTCAAGACGAAATTCTCGATACAGAAAGTGAAGCAAATGAAAATGATCTGTTTTTTCAGAGTGGATCAATTTTCGATTTGTGATTCCGAAAATATAGTCCAATCTATATAAGTTATTACTTATTACaaacagaaaagaaagaaaaacaaattcataaagGATCGTATGgctataaactaaaaaataaaaagaaaatagtaaCAAAAATTTCACTAAACACATAATATCCCTGTATTCCTCATAATATAAAGATTTACGACACGGCCTCCGAAAAGATAACTGatgttttaataaagaaaaagtgTTTAGTTCTGTGCACTTTTCCTTAAAGCAGATATATTATCTGTtgtataaaaatgtaagaacaaacagtaaatacatattttgtttatttgcgcATGGGAATAATACAGTGAACTCTGTGTGTAgtactaaattttattattttttgagatttcaatacatttttgagaTACCGGAACTGCTATTGTGAGCTTCCTCCGTGTACttggttagtttttttgttgatcATTTCGGTAAtctgttttattattgtttgccAGCAAAGAAAGTCAACTAGATTGATTGCTAGGTTTTTTGTTCCGAAAGTggatttaatttcttatttacagTGTAAAGCATTCGAAAcgaaaaaaactactttgaacTTCTCACTTATGCggattagttttttcaaatctatgatatgaacatgaaaataataaggaaaacatgatgaaatattgaaatattttaaacgtaatataatttatatttaaatttaacggATTGGTTCTTTGGAGAGTTAATTCAACCACAATGAGACATTGGATTTTGTATTCTCATTACAATTGAGGTAATAATTTATTATCGTAGAAAACTAAAAGAAAGAGAACGAACTCTTTAAGTAGGGATTCTAGAAAATATAGGTTATCTAAAACCGAGGAGCAGCGACTTAACATCTTAGTAATAGACTTTTTTTTGGATATGTCTATCTAAGTCAATTACATAACAATTATTGACTGAATATTCTGATGTTATTGAATAAAACTTCAGCatctgttaaaaaattaacgtcattaattttgaacttgaacttttacctcactatcttttaaaagaggATAAAAAGTTATGTTCTGTATTGTAACGAAAAAGGCTTTATTTCTCTTCTAATATGACATGGAactcttaaacaaaattgtacagAAATAAATTACACAAAGTCTTAAAACCGATCATCTGCCATTTTGACATAAATGGACTTCAATTGATAATTAGGAATATTTTAATTGGCTAACATTCCAGTCAATTTTGCAATAAGGttgtcttaattggaaggttattctttggcagctggccaatgaGATcgtagaaacttgccttaccttCAAGTCTCTTATGTCGCCTGATCCTGAccatttttactttcaaaattttattggagCGCTAGTTaaacttttttacttaaatgTACATATAACGCAATCATATAAAGTTCCGTAACTGCCATCGCATTatacttttctaaaaatttgtattacttgTCAGCTTAAAGACACGTTTAACCATGtgctaaatagatttttaacaaaaaccgtTGAAATAAGGCTGCcgtattaagtttttgaagtagTTGTTAAAATCGATTCGATGTTATCATGATGGATGTTTCTAGGTTCCTATAATGTAAGTCAGTGGTTTGGAAAGAGATGACTGTAATTGCACCTGGTAAAACTGAGGTTTTCGGATCGCCACTGCGTTATGTCGCTACGCAGGTGGAAGTGCCGGATTTTCGACAACACAGAAGTCATCGTTCAAGGTGGCGTCTCCTGGATGTTTTCCTGTTGTCagaagtacgtctctgttctcttttGTCCTCTGAAGTTCAAGACAAGGAAGGTCATTCTGATCATTTCTACTAAAGATATTGATAATTTGCCAAAACATACTCGGGTCGCTAGAACTGACGGCCTGAATTTTCTTGTCCCagtacaaaaattatgtttgatcGATAGTTTTCTTTGATCAGTTTTCTTACGTTTTTTATCGATGACTTCAATGTCCTAATCTCTTGATTGTTTGGGTCAAAGATTCTCAGGTATAAGCGTTTAAGCCTTGTCAGAAGTCTACTTTTGTGTCTAGTAgtagtatatatttatttagcattaaattttctttttgtaaactcTTTTacagtatttattaataattatcttttacaaaataaattattgagtGCTTAAATCTAGTTAAATTAGtttctaatttaatattattaggAAGCCAGTTAAAAATGTGAATTCCTTTATCAAATAACATGTTTTGTGTtctattatttctaaaaaacgGTATTCACTCCTTGTTATCAGTCTTCTTTGTAAATAAATAGgcataacattaatttttactttgaaaacaaatattaaagtaTTCATTACAATTCTTTGCTTTTCATAAAGCCAGTTCAAGGTATTTAACATATAATTCATAGACGTATAACGATTACAACATAGGATTGCTCTCATCcccttattttgtataatttgtaatttattaagCATTAAGTCAGACCCCAATAATAGTATTGTAGGGCAATGCTCAAAATGTGGCTGTATAATGGAGTTATATTTCTTGATCGCCATAGAAATACTATTCTTCGAAAAAAACCGTGTGTTggcaatttttttagaaagcatttcaaaatgttttttaaaatttaaattacaatcaaTAACTATTCCTAAGTATTTGGTTCCTTGTACACATTAAAATTcacttattttacaaaatattttattttctggcaATGacattatttcagttttttctgtgtttaattttagtttattcatatttaaataattttgtatgttattaatATCCATTACCAATAGTTTTATACTGTTTGTTAAATCATTATCTTCAACGTAAAATAAACCATCAGCAATAGTtatcatttatataaattacaaacaataatgTACCCAAAATTGAACCTTGTGGCACTCCTTAGTCTGAATCTAATGCATCCGAACTTACCCCATTaaactttacaattttttttcttcctattAGATATGACTTAAACCAATTAAACTCAGTTCTTCGTATTTCgtacccatacaattttttctaataaaatcaaTCTATCCAACGTTTCAAATGCCCTTTTCAAGGTCGATAAATACTGCtgcaattttcttctttttatgtaTCGTTTCATTCCAATCTGCTATGACATAGTTTAGAGCTGATTCACAAGAGTGTTTTCGTCTAAATCCAGATTGCTCCTCAATTATCAGATCATTTAGCTGTAGGTACTCTTCtaattaaatttgaacaatttttgcaGTATCTTTTCATACAGAGGAAGCATGTTTATAGGCCTATAGTCTTCGCATTTCTTTATgttggatattttttaaactgggGTTATAACGGACGATTTCCAGGAGCTTGGAAATTTCCTATTTTCAAacgaataatttattatttttaatagagTAGGGCCCACAATCGTAAAACtatcttttaacatttgtttgttcatgaaattgaaatcatttttattaagcATCATTTCAACTATTTTTAAGAGTTCTTCTATTGAttccacttttttaaatttgaaacaatgttcactatttagcAAAAGGTTTGACCATGCAACTTTCGgtatttgttcatttatttctattacacttttaataaaaaattcattaaatttattggcaattattttcttatcaCTTATTTTGTTCCCATTAAACTCAACAATTAGTTTTGTTACTAATTGTCccaaaactaaagtttttaacGTTTTCCACATATTCCTTTGATCACTAGCCCCATTTAACTTATCTTTAAAGAATTTTCGCTCTgttatt harbors:
- the LOC129953356 gene encoding tRNA-dihydrouridine(20a/20b) synthase [NAD(P)+]-like isoform X2 — its product is MIISKSFNHSQEARLSEFSTNRDDHPLIAQFAANNSVDILASSQLVSPFIDGVDLNCGCPQSWAIAKGYGCALLRKPELIEDIVKTLRRNFPTAFSVSVKLRLLQGEAGSTIDLCRQLEKCGASFLVIHGRTQWQKTSHPVDVNAMAEIKKSIQIPLVVNGNVSTSQAAEEIYEQTNADGVMAARGLLANPSLFTGAQQTTVECLQQWLDIGYAAKDDLSFQCFHHHLTFMWGKRMRRRSRVIFNNFSTKQDIFTFFDEQHGIRPREIIDWIPNSPCQYPENIVAKYYPQKPQPILNSNSNGKFFSAFQDEILDTESEANENDLFFQSGSIFDL
- the LOC129953356 gene encoding tRNA-dihydrouridine(20a/20b) synthase [NAD(P)+]-like isoform X1 translates to MDEIRDIRQLFQSAKEQNKYVAVAAPMVRYSKLEFRRLLRQNNVKLCFTPMIISKSFNHSQEARLSEFSTNRDDHPLIAQFAANNSVDILASSQLVSPFIDGVDLNCGCPQSWAIAKGYGCALLRKPELIEDIVKTLRRNFPTAFSVSVKLRLLQGEAGSTIDLCRQLEKCGASFLVIHGRTQWQKTSHPVDVNAMAEIKKSIQIPLVVNGNVSTSQAAEEIYEQTNADGVMAARGLLANPSLFTGAQQTTVECLQQWLDIGYAAKDDLSFQCFHHHLTFMWGKRMRRRSRVIFNNFSTKQDIFTFFDEQHGIRPREIIDWIPNSPCQYPENIVAKYYPQKPQPILNSNSNGKFFSAFQDEILDTESEANENDLFFQSGSIFDL